DNA from Methanomassiliicoccales archaeon:
ACCACCATCTGGGCCAAGCGCTTTGACAGGGTATGGGTCAAGGTATCGATCAACGATGTGCACAAGACCATTCCCACTGAGATCACCGCCCTTCCCGATGAGGAGTTCTCCGTTGGCGATCTCATGACCGTCGGGCGTTACAACGTGGTCATCATGCACATCAAGGCGCTAGATGGCATGGTACGGCACGGATCAGTTCCGGCCAGGGATATCGTTAGGATATATGCGAAGAAGGCGCGGATGACCAATTCGTGATAGCATGAGGGAAGACAGGGTCCAGATGGTCGCCCAGCTCAAAGCGCGAGGGATCATCGCATCCCAAGAGGTAGAGAAGGCGATGCTCAAGGTCCCCCGTCACCTGTTCATCTCAGAGGACATGCGTTCATTGGCCTATCGGGACACCCCCCTTGCGATCGGTGAGGGGCAGACCATTTCCGCACCTCACATGGTGGCCATGATGGCCGAGTCTCTAGCTCTGATCAACGGGCACAAGGTTCTGGAGATCGGTACCGGTTCTGGATATAACGCCGCGGTCATGGCCGAGCTCGTGGGGAGCGAAGGTCGCATCATCACATTGGAAAGGCACGGTTCTCTAGCGGATAAGGCCAAAAGATCACTTCATGAGGCTGGTTATGAGAACGTGATGGTCGTGGTGAGCGACGGTTCTATCGGATACGCGCTGGAAGCGCCCTATGATCGCATCAGTGTGACCTGCGGGGCCCCTCGCGTTCCTATGCCGTTGTTGGACCAGTTGCAGGACGGAGGCGTAATGGTCATACCCGTCGGTTTCCTGGAGTATCAATCCCTGCTGCGAGTGGTGAAAAAAGGGGAGAAAGTGCTCACCGAGGACCTGGGTTCGGTTATGTTCGTCCCCTTGATCGGGGAGAAAGGTCATCGGCCTTCATAGTAGGAATGGCAGGACCGCGCTCAGACAGGAGCCTCTGACCACATGATGTGCTCCCCGGACGACGTCCTCGTCGATGGGGTTGAAGGCAATGCCCAACGACGATCCCTTGAACATGGAAACATCGATGCTGCTGTTGCCAATGCTGGCAGTTCTTTCCGCCTGAACGCCGAAAAGGTCCTGTGCCTCCTTCAGAGCCTTTCCTTTATTGCACAGCTCCACGCGCAGCACACCCTCGCCCGTCAGGCGACCGTCGGGGTGGGCCGCCAGGCCGTTCGACCACTGGGCATCGAACCCATATTCCTTGGCCAGCTTGTCGGCGATAAGGTCGAG
Protein-coding regions in this window:
- a CDS encoding protein-L-isoaspartate O-methyltransferase — its product is MREDRVQMVAQLKARGIIASQEVEKAMLKVPRHLFISEDMRSLAYRDTPLAIGEGQTISAPHMVAMMAESLALINGHKVLEIGTGSGYNAAVMAELVGSEGRIITLERHGSLADKAKRSLHEAGYENVMVVVSDGSIGYALEAPYDRISVTCGAPRVPMPLLDQLQDGGVMVIPVGFLEYQSLLRVVKKGEKVLTEDLGSVMFVPLIGEKGHRPS